The window TTTACATTGTCTCCGCCCACAGCAGGCACCACGAAATTTATTACCCCAGGTTACGAACCAGACTGGCGACTTTCTAGCCTCGTTTCTAGAGACCGTTGCGATTGCGCTGGGCCAATTTAGTGACATCTCCAGATCTGTGCCGGCGTTTCGGCGCCAAGTCAAGGACGGCCTCGACGACGGTCTCAATTTCGACCTGACGATCCTGGTCAAAGCTTCCTTTATCTACACAGGGTCACCAATCCTTTCTGGAGGTTGCCTGTCCACCGGGGGAATCTTCCTTGTTGTGGCCCTCAAGAGCACGCGAGGGCAGGGGACCTGCTCCTCTCGTCCTATtgtccctccctctccattgTTGGCCACACAATAGCAATGTATGTGGCCTAACGTCCACTCTTGACGCGGATACACCCACTGCGGTTCGGTGACAACAAACCGCTGGGGAAAGAAGCAAGTCACTGGGCGCATTGGAGCAATTCCATATCTGTTTGACGATCACGATCACTTCGACTTTTTCGACTTCGTTTCAATCTTCcattccaccacccaaccatcaAGATGCGTGGTCCCAGGATGGACCATCCTCGGCGCGGGATCGCTGATCCAGACCTCACTTTTCCCGAAGCACTACTTCAGCTACGAGACACAATACCAACAATCACCAATACCCAAGAAGTACCAATATCCAACCCTACCATCACCCCCTATAATACAGGTCTCAACGGCGTCAATCAGCCAAACAACATGCTCTTCACCGACATCCTATGGTGGACATTGGGCGGCTTGGGGGTACTGATACTGCTCATCAGGATAGGACAGTTGGCGTGGGCCAAGCTACGGCTGGTTTCGGCGATGAATACGAAGGGGAGGCAACAGCATTTCTGGAAGGTCAAGCAATGGAGTTGGATGCCCGGTCTGAAGAGGTCACTCATCTACGCCCCATtatggaagaagaggcacaACCGCGAGATCCAGCTCTCCAGCGCTGTCAACATGGGCACTCTCCCATCGAGACTCCAGGCAGCGGTCCTCCTCGTATATCTGGGTAGCAACCTCGCATACATGTTCGTCCTCGACTGGCAACAAGCAAACAAGTACGCCCTCTGTGCCGAAATTCGTGGCCGATCAGGAACCCTCTCCGTCGTCAACATGATCCCCCTGATCATCTTTGCCGGTCGCAACAACCCCCTTATTggccttctcaacatcagcTTCGACACctacaacctcctccaccgatGGATGGGTCGCATGTCCGTCTTCGAGGTCCTCATCCACTTCATCGCCTGGGCTGTCGTCCAAGTAGCCGACGACGGCTGGGAGGGTGTCAAGCACAAGATCCTCTACGACCGCTTCATCAGCTCTGGAACTGTCGGCGTCGTCGCTATgttcgtcatcctcgtcctctccctTTCGCCCGTCCGCCACGCCTTTTATGAGTCCTTTCTCAACACCCACATAATCCTCGCCCTCGTTGCCTTCATCTGCACCTGGATTCACTGTGTCTCCGCCACCGTCCACGGCGGTCTCCCCCAGATCCCCTGGGttctcgccatcttcatcctctggGGCGCCGAGCGCTTCGCCCGCGTCATCCGCCTCGCCTATGCCAACCGGTCGTCTAGGGGTTATACCACCGCGACGGTCGAGCCCATGCCCGGCGAGGCCTGCCGAGTGACGATGCACCTCCCACGGCACATCCCCGTCAGACCCGGCCAGCACGCCTATCTGCGTTTTGCCGGTCTCAAACCCTGGGAAAaccaccccttttccatcgcCTGGTTCGAGCATACAtactctccttcttccctccccacctactcctcttcttcttcatcctcctcagaaaAACACCCCCCGGGGacaacccccacctccaccaccgtcagcTTCATCATAGGCGCCCACACGGGCTTCACCCGCCAACTCTACAACACCGCCCGTGCCTCCCCCTTGGGAGCCCTCACCCTCCGAGCAGCCTTTGAAGGCCCCTACGCCGGCCACCACAGCTTCGACTCTTACGGGCACGTAGTCCTCTTTGCCGGCGCAACAGGAATCACCCACCAACTCTCCTACATCCGCCACCTGATCAACGGCTGCAACGACCGCACCGCCTGCACCCGTCGGATCACCCTCGTCTGGATCGTGCGCGACCACGAGGTGTTGGAGTGGATCCACCCCTACATGGAGCAGATCCTGCGCCTCCCCAACAGGCAAGAGATCCTCCGGATCAAGATCTTTGTGACGAGGCCAAAGACAGCGATGGGGGTTAATGTCCTGAGCACGAGCGGGACGGTGCAAAAGTTGCCGGGCAGGCCGAACGTGGTCACGCTGCTGGCTAAGGAGCAGGATGAGCAGATgggggcgatggtggttggggtttgCGGtccgggggggttgggggatgatgTTAGGGGTGCTGTTAGGGGGATGCAGGGGttggggacggtggtggatttTGTGGAGGAGAGCTTTACTTGGTAGTGAGCAGGACAGtaggggttggggttggggttggttcACTTCGATGGTATTTATTTGctttgggagggtgggtggcTTGGTGATTCGGATAGGATAGGGG is drawn from Podospora pseudocomata strain CBS 415.72m chromosome 1 map unlocalized CBS415.72m_1, whole genome shotgun sequence and contains these coding sequences:
- a CDS encoding uncharacterized protein (COG:P; COG:Q; EggNog:ENOG503P0V8) yields the protein MRGPRMDHPRRGIADPDLTFPEALLQLRDTIPTITNTQEVPISNPTITPYNTGLNGVNQPNNMLFTDILWWTLGGLGVLILLIRIGQLAWAKLRLVSAMNTKGRQQHFWKVKQWSWMPGLKRSLIYAPLWKKRHNREIQLSSAVNMGTLPSRLQAAVLLVYLGSNLAYMFVLDWQQANKYALCAEIRGRSGTLSVVNMIPLIIFAGRNNPLIGLLNISFDTYNLLHRWMGRMSVFEVLIHFIAWAVVQVADDGWEGVKHKILYDRFISSGTVGVVAMFVILVLSLSPVRHAFYESFLNTHIILALVAFICTWIHCVSATVHGGLPQIPWVLAIFILWGAERFARVIRLAYANRSSRGYTTATVEPMPGEACRVTMHLPRHIPVRPGQHAYLRFAGLKPWENHPFSIAWFEHTYSPSSLPTYSSSSSSSSEKHPPGTTPTSTTVSFIIGAHTGFTRQLYNTARASPLGALTLRAAFEGPYAGHHSFDSYGHVVLFAGATGITHQLSYIRHLINGCNDRTACTRRITLVWIVRDHEVLEWIHPYMEQILRLPNRQEILRIKIFVTRPKTAMGVNVLSTSGTVQKLPGRPNVVTLLAKEQDEQMGAMVVGVCGPGGLGDDVRGAVRGMQGLGTVVDFVEESFTW